From Antennarius striatus isolate MH-2024 chromosome 14, ASM4005453v1, whole genome shotgun sequence, the proteins below share one genomic window:
- the LOC137607395 gene encoding endothelin-2-like: MLLMMASFIGKTLAFFIICATLKEGYGLPLSDHEALPTHNPHHVRTKRCSCNSWEDKECIYFCHLDIIWVNTPSKLLPYGLGSPLSRRRRRSPVRCQCFNPADKSCTGFCHKSSENSRTDVVEGSVSTSSNKLLAYFRSVVKSNLDIANWILPSETNQGEVNKPRSRKRR; the protein is encoded by the exons atgttgttgatgatggCTTCGTTCATAGGCAAAACTCTGGCTTTCTTCATCATCTGCGCGACTCTAAAAGAAG GTTACGGACTCCCCTTATCGGACCACGAAGCGTTGCCAACTCACAATCCACATCATGTCAGGACCAAACGCTGCTCGTGTAACAGCTGGGAAGATAAAGAATGCATCTACTTCTGCCACCTGGATATTATCTGGGTCAACACACCAAG taAACTTCTTCCCTATGGCCTTGGAAGTCCCCTATCTCGACGCCGCCGCCGTTCACCTGTCCGGTGCCAATGCTTCAATCCAGCTGATAAAAGCTGTACTGGTTTTTGCCATAAAAG CTCAGAAAATTCAAGGACCGATGTTGTGGAGGGATCCGTGAGCACAAGCAGCAACAAACTGCTGGCATATTTCAG ATCTGTGGTCAAATCCAACTTGGACATTGCAAATTGGATTCTTCCATCAGAAACAAACCAAGGTGAAGTCAACAAGCCAAGGAGTAGAAAGAGAAGGTAG